TACACCACACAGctgaaaaataaaaatgtatcgaTTTGCAAGAGCATGAAAAACAAATTATGGCTTATGTCCACAGTGTGTAATATTTTACAGCGTTTCCTCCGACGCTCACTGTCTATGTTGGAAACCATAATTTTGCTCTCTGTGCAGCGCTTTGCTAGCACTCAAATGATGTTAATGGTCCTGTTTATTATGCCATTGCCAACTAAATGAATCACATTCTACTAACTTTAATTTTAAAATAGCCAGGATAGCCCCTCACAATATGCACTTTTAGCGATTGAATGTACATTTTGTTTTCTGCAATCCAACACAGTAGAGGGCGCTATTGAGCATCGGTGTAGTGTCGATAGgcgaaacacaaaacatagaagaAGAGAATGTTGCCGCTTACGTATTTCCGGTTGGACAACAACGTGTGGAGaaacaggtagctagctagcttctcaTTATTACATTAACCAGATAATATAATGGATAATATAATAGACAAACTATTCAACAATGAGTAGTTAACGGAGTGTTGCGAGGGGATTTGTCATTGACAGGAATACAGTGTTTTCGCTGAGCCGTAGCTTGCTTAaacgctagctagccagcaaTATGCATGGCTATTTTAGCCACATTATCAATGATATTGCTTCGCCTCTTCCTAGTCATCTTGGCTACATCAAAGCAGGTGGTATAGATGCGTGTAAAACAGACGGGTTGGTTTAGATTGTTGTTAACGTGTAAAGTATGTTCCGTCTCCAATGTTTTTTGAAAACAAATAAATTACTAATATATGAGTGTTACATGAATCCTATCAATTTGGATGCAATCAAATTATATTTAAACcaaataatgttgcaggaatgctaatctttTGTTTCTAACAACCAAAATTATTTCAGAACCATCTACGATGGTGAATGTCGAGCCTCTTCTTCTTGTTGAGGTGGAACGACTCATGGTATCATTAGTAGCTAGCTAGCGACCTTGTCTAGTGTCTACAGTACACTCAATACTTTATgtccctctggataagagcgtctgctaagtgAATAAAATGTACTATGTCTATCTAGCTAATGTTAATTTCTTTCTCAATCTCCCCAGACAACATGGCAGAGGACATCCCTGTGGAAGACTACCCTACTGAGATTGAGGAGCAGCTCACAGGGTTTGAGTCATCAGTCGGTGCTGTCAACAACATGGTGCAGACCATCCTATCCATGCCAAGAAATGAGCTGGTGAAAAAAGTATGTTTTCAGACTGACCGGGTAGAAGGACTTGGTATTGAGTTCCTCTGAAGTCCTGCGGTGTATTCAGCTGATTACCGCTTAAGAACCAAACGGAGCACAAATGAAACGAGGAGAGACCtagctgaatttgtccaatagaaactagtTTTCGATGCAACACATTTTCCGTTTGTAGTTTAACGGTTTCTGTCGCAAAAAGTTTTTCAACAGTATcggcgtaatgaatacacccctgattatTGGGGATGTCACTCTGAGTCTGTCACATATTCAAACGAACAGAACAGCAATATTTAGGCCTCTGCTGTTAAACCCTCACCAATTAAGAGGTTTAATTACACTACTGAACTGGCGTGCACATAGCGCCCTGCTCAAATCTACAGCTCCGGGTCATATTGTCAACAAGGCAGGCAGCATAAGGCATGCTTCAGAAACAGGCTACCACATGTATtttctataaaatatatttgtttgaattctcaaactacactgaacaaagatataaacgcaacatgtaaagtgttggtcccatgtttcataaactgaaataaaagatcctagaaatgttccatacatgcAAAAAGCAaatttctctccaattttgtgcacaaattagtttacatccctgttagtcagCTTTTCACCTTTGCCAGGATAATCCATccccctgacaggtgtggcatatcaacaagctgattaaacagcatgatcattacacaggtacaccttgtgatggacaataaaaggccacactaaaatgtgcagttttgtcacacaacacaatgccacagaagtctcaagttttgagggagcttgcagttggcatgctgactgcaggaatatccaccagagctgttgccaagagaatttaatgttaatttctcaaccataagccgcctcaaacgtcgttttagagaatttggcgtTCAACCTACCTCACAACCgcaaaccacgtgtaaccatgcccaggacctccacatccggcttcttcacctgtaagattgtctgagaccagccacctggaaatCTGATGAAaccgaggagtatttctgtctgtaatttaaagcccttttgtgtggaaaaactctgactgggcctggctcccaagtgggtgggcctatgccatgGTTCCACCTctgcccagttatgtgaaatccatagattagggcctaaggaATTCATTTCgactgactgatttccttatatgaactgtaaaattgttaattgttgcatgttgtattatttttgttcagtatagttttgcTTCAGAAGGCAGATAAATCATGTGTGTTTTCTATCAAACACTTATTCATGTGAAAACAGGGAATACTAACTCATTACTGCTTGACAATAGGCTACATCGGTTTTGAGCCAATTTCACCAGTGGCTCTCAGCTCATGCCTGGGGTGCAGCCTGGTAACAAAACGAATACAAATCACTTTTAACTCTAACTCTGCCTAGCTATCGAACTGGGCGAGCTAAAACAAACCCTCTCAATGTGTCTCTCTTAATAGCTGGATCCTCTGGAACAAGCCAAGCTGGACCTAATGTCTGCATATAGCCTCAACTCTCTTTTCTGGAGTAAGTGTGCTTTGTTTTCCTGCAGATCCAAGTTAATATTATAAAATGATATCCAGTCtgcacatttttgggggggaggtGTAAAGATGTTGAAATGATTTGTCACCACAACACTCCCCATGTTAAATTACTGTGTCATTCTTcttgtttacagtgtacttggtCACACAAGGAATAAACCCAAAAGAACATGCAATCAAACAGGAGTTGGTAAGATATTACATTTTTACCCTGAAGAGAATTCCACTCCTCCCAATCCTATTTTGTTCAGTCAATTGTCAACTTACATAACCTGCATTCAAAACCCCACATACAcagcgtacaaaacattaggaacacctgctctttccacgacAGAGCACGTTTACATACACACTAATAATTCAATATTAAATTATGGCAGAAGGCCGAGTATGGCGTAACATTAgccatgtaaacaccttactctgcttatctgtcatggaaacagcaggcgttcctaatgttttgtacactgtatgTATGGTTATAATGGAAGTAAGCATACGCCGATTTAAACGTGTTTTTCGGCATTTATCAAATGTCCCAtcagtagcctgatttcagatgtccATGTAAACATGATTGTTAAGGAAATCGTTCTTCTTGCAGAGCATGTAAACATGATTGTTAAGGAAATCGTTCTTCTTGCAGAGCATGTAAACATGATTGTTAAGGAAATCGTTCTTCTTGCAGAGCATGTAAACATTTTAAACAAGCTTATTATATTAAGCTGACTACCCACAATAATCATATTGTTTGCATGTAACGTTGGTCAGGTGAATCCAGGGGTcagctataatcccttattgatgacacttgttgaatccacttcaatcactgtagatgaaggggaggagacaggtcaaAGAAGGATTTttcagccttgagacaattgagacgtgggttgtgtatgtgtcccattgagggtgaatggacaagagtggctttgaacggggtgtggtagtaggtgccaggtgcaccggtttgtgtcaagaactgtaacgctgctggtttttcacgctcaacagtttccgtgtgtatcaagaatgatccaccacacaaaggacattcagccaacttgacataatAGTGGGAAGCAcaggagtcaacatgggtcagcatccctgtggaacgctttcgacaccttgtggagtccatgtcCTGACCtattgagggcaaaaggggtgtaactcaatattaggaaggtgctccTAATATTTTTTCCACTCGGTGCCTACTGTAgatagaaataaaaaaatattatgtCACCTAAATCCTTTATTTTCTTGTCACCTGACTAGGAGAGGATCAGGACGTATATGAACCGTGTGAAGGAGATCACTGACAGGAGGAAAGCAGCCCGTCTGGACAAAGCAGCGGCGTCTCGCTTCCTCAGGAACGCATTGTGGACACTTGAGGAAGGGAGGTCAAAGGACACGCCGGGTGGTGACCCTCAGGACACGCCGGGACGTGCCCCCCAGCACACACCAGGTCGCGGCCAGCACAGGCCAGATCGCGGCCAACGCACGCCAGGTCGCGGCCAGCACAGGCCAGATCGCGGCCAACGCACGCCAGGTCGCGGCCAGCACACGCCAGGTCGCGGTCAACGCACGCCAGGTCGCGGCCAACACACGCCAGGTCGCGGCCAGCAGAAAAGCTTTGATGGCCATCAGTCAAAAGGACCCAAACTCAGCTGAGAGGAGGTGGAGCAACACCAGGGGCTGGTTCCTCGCTGGCCTCTACCACGTTTCCTCGGCCCCCTTTTTCTATGTGCACCTGTCTGAAAGTACCTGATAGGTACAAGCAGCGCCATATCACTTGTTACCATGGACACGTGACTCATGAGCCACTGGTGTTTTTGTAAtgcgcgcagacacacacacacttttttttgtGCAGAAATAGAAGTTCATCAAATTGTTTTAGTTTATTTTCACTCTTCAAACCATTTTTAAAGAAGTCATTGTCATAACATCCGACAAAATGTCTGGATGATCTTGATGTTCTACCAGCCCTATTATCTTAGACGAGAACGATACTTTTTATATGCATCTGTATAATTTAGACATCAAAACTTAGTTTTTTTTGCTTCCTGTGATTATGGTTTTGGATCCATCTTGTTTCAACTATAAAGTCTTTATTGATGctgttcattgttcattctgGTAACACCCTACATAGCATCCTCCGTCTGTAGGGCCCTACTATGATTAAAGAATGCCACTCGGGAAACCGTCAATTGTAGATCCGACATGTCTCTCGTGTTTAGAAAGTATTCCGCCTGGTAAACACTGTCCTGTGTCTGTATTGGATCTCTCTTGTTTCAACTATAAAGTATTTTATTGATGCACGGGTACTGTTCATTCTGGTAACACCTTACATAGCATCCTCCTTCGGTAGGGCCCTCTGGGGCatctttatttacatttacatttaagtcatttagcagacgctcttatccagagcgacttacaaattggtgcgttcaccttaagacatccattTATCCATCCAAATGGTACCCTTTTCTCGACAGAGTGTGTCACTTTTTGATCGGAGCCCTATGGGGCAACAGGGTACCATTTTAGACACTACCTCAGTCTTCATTTATTACATTCTGCAACCAATCAGTTTGTCCCTATAATCAAGCTCAGGAAGTAAGGACGGACGTACTGTACGCTGGTTCCCCAGGAATGAGGGATCATTCCACATCTTTGCTCTTCTCATTGTCTTTGGTCCAGGGACATTTGTTTAGTAGAGTTCTGCATCTCTTTTCCACTGAAGTGTTGATTCTACGCCGTTCAAAGAAGTATCACAGGGGTCTAAGAGGTGCTAGAGGCTAAAGACCCTGGCATCCGTTATCCATCTGTTATCCATCTGGCGCAGGGGTCTAAGAGGTGCTATAGGCTAAAGACCCTGGCATCCGTTATCCATCCGTTATCCATCTGGCGCAGGGGTCTAAgaggtgctagaggcgtcactgaaGACCCTGGCATCCGTTATCCATCTGGCGCAGGGGTCTAAGAGGTGCTAGAGGCTAAAGACCCTGGCATCCGTTATCCATCTGGCGCAGGGGTCTAAGAGGTGCTAGAGGCTAAAGACCCTAGCATCCGTTATCCATCTGGCGCAGGGGTCTAAGAGGTGCTAGAGGCTAAAGACCCTGGCATCCGTTATCCATCTGTTATCCATCTGGCGCAGGGGTCTAAGAGGTGCTAGAGGCTAAAGACCCTGGCATCCGTTATCCATCTGTTATCCATCTGGCGCAGGGGTCTAAGAGGTGCTAGAGGCTGAAGACCCTGGCATCCGTTATCCATCTGTTATCCATCTGGCGCAGGGGTCTAAGAGGTGCTAGAGGCTGAAGACCCTGGCATCCGTTATCCATCTGTTATCCATCTGGCGCAGGGGTCTAAGAGGTGCTAGAGGCTGAAGACCCTGGCATCCGTTATCCATCTGTTATCCATCTGGCGCAGGGGTCTAAgaggtgctagaggcgtcactgaaGACCCTGGCATCCGTTATCCATCTGGCGCAGGGGTCTAAgaggtgctagaggcgtcactgaaGACCCTGGCATCCGTTATCCATCTGGCGCAGGGGTCTAAgaggtgctagaggcgtcactgaaGACCCTGGCATCCGTTATCCATCTGGCGCAGGGGTCTAAgaggtgctagaggcgtcactgaaGACCCTGGCATCCGTTATCCATCTGGCGCAGGGGTCTAAGAGGTGCTAGAGGCTAAAGACCCTGGCATCAGTTATCCATCtggcgcaggggtctaaggcactgcatctcagtgctagaggcgtcactgaaGACCCTGGCATCCGTTATCCATCtggcgcaggggtctaaggcactgcatctcagtgctagaggcgtcactaaagACCCTGGCATCCGTTATCCATCtggcgcaggggtctaaggcactacatctcagtgctagaggtgttgcTACAGACTGGTTCGATtcaagctgtatcacaaccggccgtgattgggagtcccatggggcgACTCACAAAtgtgcccagcgtcgtccgggtttggccgtcattgtaaataagaatttgttcgtaactgactcTGACTTGCCAGAGACGTGAGAATGGCTGGCTAGAGTCCATACAGTCAGTCATGAGAATGGCTGGCTAGAGTCCATACAGTCAGTCATGAGAATGGCTGGCTAGAGTCCATACAGTCAGTCATGAGAATGGCTGGCTAGAGTCCATACAGTCAGAGACATGAGAATGGCTGGCTAGAGTCCATACAGTCAGAGACATGAGAATGGCTGGCTAGAGTCCATACGGTCAGAGACATGGGAATGGCTGGCTAGAGTCCATACAGTCAGTCATGAGAATGGCTGGCTAGAGTCCATACAGTCAGTCATGAGAATGGCTGGCTAGAGTCCATACAGTCAGAGACATGAGAATGGCTGGCTAGAGTCCATACAGTCAGTCATGAGAATGGCTGGCTAGAGTCCATACAGTCAGAGACAGGAGAATGGCTGGCTAAAGTCCATACAGTCAGAGACATGGGAATGGCTAGCTAGAGTCCATACAGTCAGAGACATGAGAATGGCTGGCTAGAGTCCATACAGTCAGAGACAATGGAATGGCTGGGTGGTAGCCTGTTAGTGACAggctaaggttcagggcagggtactgggttgTTGCCTGCTACTGACAggctaaggttcagggcagggtactgggtggttgCCTGCTAGTGACAGGCTAACGACATTAATTATTAATTATTTTGTTGATTTCACGCTTTTTTTTTTTATCGATACCAATAGCACCTCACTTACTCCGCTCTACTCAGCCGGTCTCCCTCTTCCTGGTCTCTACCTCCACCCTGTATGATCCTGACAAGCCATCTTCTTTCCCCTCCATCAGGATGAAGAACAAAAAGAATATGAGAGGTTTTTTTCTTTTCTTGTCTGTGCTTATATCACCATTTTTTTGACTTGGCCCTGTATCCCCAAAATTGTTAGAACCTTCGTAGGAGCATCGTTATAACCCAGGCTGTTTACAAAAACCCTCGTTACTAATGTTTCTCTTGAAAATAATTGGGTATATCAATAAAAtgacaaatgtatttataaaccaCTTTGTACATCAGCAGATGTGACAGTGCTTTTCAGATACCCAGctgaaaaccccaaacagcaagcaatgcagatccaggacaaactccctagaaggcaggaacctagaTGACACGCAGCATAAGATAACCATGAAGGTTATAGTAGAGGGGGTCAGATAATAACCATGAAGGTTATAGTAGAGGGGGTCAGATAATAACCATGAAGGTTATAGTAGAGCGGGTCAGATAATAACCATGAAGGTTATAGTAGAGGGGGTCAGATAATAACCACGAAGGTTATAGTAGAGGGGGTCAGATAATAACCATGGAGCTTATAGTAGAGGGGGTCAGATAACCATGAAGGTTATAGTAGAGCGGGTCAGATAATAACCATGAAGGTTATAGTAGAGGGGGTCAGATAACCATGAAGGTTATAGTGGAGGGGGTCAGATAATTAACCATGAAGGTTATAGTAGAGGGGGTCAGATAATAACCACGAAGGTTATAGTAGAGGGGGTCAGATAATAACCATGAAGGTTATAGTAGAGGGGGCCAGATAATAACCATGATGGTTATAGTAGAGGGGGTCAGACAATAACCATGAAGATTATAGTGGAGGGGGTCAGAAAATAACCATGAAGGTTATAGTAGAGGGGGCCATATAATAACCATGAAGGTTATAGTAGAGGGTCAGATAATAACCATGAAGGTTAT
This DNA window, taken from Oncorhynchus nerka isolate Pitt River linkage group LG23, Oner_Uvic_2.0, whole genome shotgun sequence, encodes the following:
- the c1d gene encoding nuclear nucleic acid-binding protein C1D; its protein translation is MAEDIPVEDYPTEIEEQLTGFESSVGAVNNMVQTILSMPRNELVKKLDPLEQAKLDLMSAYSLNSLFWMYLVTQGINPKEHAIKQELERIRTYMNRVKEITDRRKAARLDKAAASRFLRNALWTLEEGRSKDTPGGDPQDTPGRAPQHTPGRGQHRPDRGQRTPGRGQHRPDRGQRTPGRGQHTPGRGQRTPGRGQHTPGRGQQKSFDGHQSKGPKLS